The Mus musculus strain C57BL/6J chromosome 2, GRCm38.p6 C57BL/6J genome has a window encoding:
- the Il1f8 gene encoding interleukin-36 beta codes for MMAFPPQSCVHVLPPKSIQMWEPNHNTMHGSSQSPRNYRVHDSQQMVWVLTGNTLTAVPASNNVKPVILSLIACRDTEFQDVKKGNLVFLGIKNRNLCFCCVEMEGKPTLQLKEVDIMNLYKERKAQKAFLFYHGIEGSTSVFQSVLYPGWFIATSSIERQTIILTHQRGKLVNTNFYIESEK; via the exons ATGATGGCTTTCCCTCCACAATCTTGTGTACATGTTCTTCCTCCAAAGAGTATTCAAATGTGGGAACCGAATCATAACACTATGCATGGAT CCTCACAATCTCCCAGAAACTACAGGGTTCATGACTCACAACAGATGGTATGGGTCCTGACTGGAAATACTTTAACAGCAGTTCCTGCTAGCAACAATGTCAAGCCTG TCATTCTTAGCTTGATAGCATGTAGAGACACGGAATTCCAAGATGTAAAGAAAGGTAATCTAGTTTTCCTGGGAATCAAGAACAGAAATCTCTGCTTCTGCTGTGTTGAGATGGAGGGCAAACCAACTTTGCAGCTTAAG GAAGTAGACATCATGAATTTGTACAAAGAGAGAAAAGCACAAAAAGCCTTTCTGTTCTATCATGGCATAGAGGGCTCCACTTCTGTCTTTCAGTCAGTCCTCTATCCTGGCTGGTTTATAGCCACCTCTTCCATAGAAAGACAGACAATCATCCTCACACATCAGCGGGGTAAATTGGTTAACACTAACTTCTACATAGAGTCTGAGAAGTAA